GATGCGTCGAATCCTAAAGCCAAGACAGGCCAGTCCGATGAGAGCGAAATAAGGGCAAGAAAGGGGGCCAATGAGCGGCGCGCGTGGCGAAACAGTCCATACATAGTTAAGCAAGCTCTTTTTGCAACGGCTCGCGCACACGGACATGCATGTTGATTAAAACCCTTTCACTCGTTCCTCGTTTCAGGGCAGTTAAAGTTGCAGAGCGATTTTGCGGAGTAGACCCAGCGTAGTTACCTGTAGAGAATTCGTAGACAATTTAAATTCAACTAGGAACTAGCACAAAAAGAACAACTAAGATCATGTCCGAGAAAGTAAAAAACGGATATTATGTATTTATATCCAATAGCATCACTCATCGCTGAAAACCAGGCAGGAAACCTCAATACTCCAACGGTCAGGAGCTCCCTGGGGAGTCCGAGGATCCCGGAAGGCCGAATGCACGGCTCTGCCCCCCTGGACGGTACTGTCCTTTTGCAGCGCGTTGGAGTCAAAGATCTGAATCAACAACGCTTCATCCTGAGTGATGCCACTAAGGTAGAACCACCGCTGCCCGTCCGCGTAGCGAGGCGCGCCGAAGTCCTCGCGGTACTGCTCTGACGCATCGGGCTTGGCGACCGGCCGTCCGAGGGGCATGTCCAGCCCGCCTATGCCCCCAAGATGACTGACAAAGATCTGAATATCGTTATCCTTGACTGTGGCAGAGCTGGCGACCGCCACGGGACAGGTATAGACGGGCCCGTTGAGGGGGGTCCAGAAGTGCACGATACGGTAGCGGCCTTGTAGCAGCCGGGGTCCCTCCACGGGGCCCATGTGCCGGAGCACGCGGTTGATGGCGGCGGGACCTGTCTGATCCAGATGTGCGATCATGGCTGGGGGATTGTAGGGCACTGGCCAGTTCTGCGTGTGGCGGATGCCGTGGCGGAAGATGTGCACGGTGTGGGCGCCGGGGATGGCGGACTTGATGGCTGCTTCGACAGCTGGGTAGAAGGTCTTCTCCACGCTTTCGACGCTGTTCCAGTTGACCTCGGGGCTGCGCGGGACGTCGGTCAGGCCTTGCAGGACTTGGAGCGAGTCGCGATCGAGATTGACGCTATTTTCCTTGCCACGTAGGTCCTCGACGGTGACCATTGCGGGCTCACCACGAATGTTGGTGTAGGGAACTCCGGCGGGAGGAGGATTCTTGATGAACATGTACCCCGTGCTGGGCTTCTGGAAGTCTTGGGCAAAGAGGATGGGTGTAGTGATGTCGCCCTtgggaggtggagggagggtTATGTCCTGTGCATGAGACGCCACAGTAGGAACAGGGGTTGCGGTAGCGGTCATTGCGGTAGCCATGGTTTTGAAATAGACTGTAAGGATCTCGTGATACCGCTGTGTTAATATGACTGATGATTTGAATCGAAGATAACCTGCTTGATGTCTCAAGAGACTGGTGTTTCTGGTGCGTTAAATATACACAGATTAGGGTTTGTCTGTGCTTCATGAGGGATGTTTGCTCTCCGAAATACTCTCCGAAATGCCCACGGCGAAATCGGAGCCAAAGTCGGATATTGAGAGGGGCGCCTTAGAGGCTGGGCACCGAAAGGAACTATCAGATTTCGTGCATGATAATAGTATCTTGCTTTGCAGTGTGGCAAATTTGTGAGACGTATTATGTTCGATTGCGATGGAGGTTACAAATCTACACCGTACAATATCATGGCTTAAGTTACAAGCCGCAGCGCTTCTCATGGGAATATGATGGATCAAAATACTTTGCAGCCATTCTTTTTAAATAGCTACCTTGGAAACGACTCATGAAATACAGATAGAACCCAAATAAGGAGCCAATAACGTAGAACAAACGTAAAGGAAGGCACAACTAGTTCAAAGCATGCAGATGTAGCATAAGTGATCCGGCGAGTGCGCCGGCTTCTCAGGCGGAAACAGGCTGGAAATATGCACCTGGCTCATGCACCGGCACACACCAGTTGAAGACATCCTTGCCCAATCCCCGCTGAATATCTTTGATCGACTTGAAGAGTTTGTCTGCACACGGGTAACCTCCATCCTCCGAGGGCTTGTAGACGATCAGATCCCTGAGCGAGTCGCGGGTTATGGATCCGATGGGCACGATAACTGCCGCCGTTCCAACGGCCAAAACTTCCGAAAACTCGGGCAACTCGGTGTATTTTATCTGGAATAATTAGTAGACGTGAGGTGCAGGGTTAGGGGATACTTACCGGCCGGACCTCAACCGACCAGCCATATGATCTTGCTAGCTGAACGCAGCTGTCGCTGGTGACACTCTGGATGATACACGAACTATCTGGAACCACTATCGTAGTcttcccatcatcatctctaACACCAATGAAGCCCGCAGCCGAGAACTCATCGATCTCGGTGCGCGTCTTGCTGTCTAGGTGCAGTGGAATTCCATACCCCCGGGCGCGCGCTTTGGCAGCCCAACGCAGAACAGGAGCATAGTTTCCACCGACCTTGGCATTCCCGGAACCCATAGGAGCTGTCCGATCAAACTCCTCCATGATCAAGGCATCCACAGGCTTGGTGCCGAGAAGACTTGTGACGGGAAGAACGAAAACACAGAATGTGTACTCTTCAGGCTGGGCAAGATTGATTTGAGGCCCGGAGCCAAAGGCCAGCGGTCGGATGTAAAGGGCAGCGCTACTGTCAAAGGGGGGAACGAACTCAGCGTTCACCGACACGGCTAAGGCGACCGACCGAATGAATTGTACCTGGGGAATAGGGGGAATGGAGACGACCTCACAGGAATGGGCCATGCGCGCTGCGTGCACTTCCGGGCGGAAGATGTGGATTTGACCCTGCGGATCGCGAAAGGCTGTGTATCCATGAGTGGTGATTGAACGGAATCTATTAGGCTCTGAGAACCTTACCTTTCATTCCTTCGTATGCTTGCTGGCCTATGCTCCGGTATGTTAGCGGCAGATAGATACTGTCATGAATAACCTACCATAGTTGAGAGCAGGTGAGAGTCCGCTGATGGTCAGGTCAATGCCCTTGACAACTTGAGGCTCACTCCAGGATTCAGTCGCAACGTTGTAGGCACATTCAACATGTCCATTGACTAAAACTTGTTAGATGGATGCATGGATCTGCTCTTTCAGACTACATACCCTCGCGGACTTTGATACCGATGTTGTCCCAGTCTGATGATTGTCAGCATTGCCCAAAGTCATAGCAGTCTACTGTAAAGAATTTACCAAGGTCCAGAGGAGCAGGTGGAAAGAAGTCTTTGGGTGCCATAGGAGCTCGGAAGGTTGAGGAAGAAGCGGCTTGAATCTGGTAGTCGTCGATTGTTGACACAGCGGACGTAGCTGCCGTATGATGAATATGTATATCTGTTGCACTCGGGGCCGTGGGCGCCCAGTCGGACCTCCGGCCTCGGGGTCGGGCTCTAAGAAGTGTTCGTCGCCGATAGATATTACTTGCTGACCAGGGACTGCGACTATCGAGGAAAGGTAGCACTACAGACTGAAGAAAAATGAATGCCCTGATCGGACAGTTGTTGAACGCCCCTGTGGCCCTGTTGAAAGGGGCGACTATTGCGTTATCATTTTTTAGTCTCTATGTACGTTATTTTTGCTTTGTTCATTCGCGTTGGCTTGCTAACCTGCTCATCTGTAGCTGTTTGGCTTGGTCATTTACCGTCTCATCTTTCACCCACTTGCGCAGTATCCTGGACCGCTACTCGGCCGCATAACTAATCTCTATGCTGCATACCACGCATGGAAAGGCGACATTCACGAGGATATCTGGCGTTGCCATCAGAAACATGGTAGCTCTCACCGGTCTTGTCCTTTTAGCTATTGACTAATTGACCCACAAGGCAACTGCATCCGATATGCCCCGGATCGGCTGGCTTTTGACACTGCCAAGGCAGTATCAGGTAAGAAAATAGTTGAAGTGTAAGCTCTCAAACCCTAACCATACCAACAGACATCTATGGCTATGGTGGGAACGTTCGCAAATCACAAGTATACGACACGCTTGTCCATCGCACGGCCAACACTCTTACCATGCGCGACAAGAAGCAGCACGCCCAGCGACGACGCATCATGAGCCACGGTTTCTCGGACGCAGCCATTCGTTCATTTGAACCACGGGTCCAGGAGTTGATTCAGACTCTTTGCGACCTCCTGATTGTCAAAGATGCCAGCGCGGATAGCGAATGGAGCGCACCGCAGGATATGGCGCCTTGGTGTAAGTCAACGCTCATAGCGACTGGAAGTTGCGCTCACACCGGGGCTATCTAGTTGACTACCTGACCTTCGACATCATGTCTTCACTTATTTTCAGTGCATCATACGACACCCTCCGCCAAGAGAAATACCGGTCGGTGATCCGCGCCATCGAAGAATCCAACGTCCGGGTCAGTGTCCTCCTACAGGCACCGATCGTCACCCTCTTCCGTAGCgacaagaagctcttctCACAGTCCATCCTCGGCCGTAACCACTTCACCCGGTTCATTGGTAGTACAGTCAAGGAACGAGTGCAGAAGAGCAAGCTCCTCGCCGACCGGGATATATTTTCGTACTTCCAGAGCAGCAAGGCTGCGGCCAATGGCGATTCTATGAACATGAATGAACTCAGCGGAGAGGCTGCCACTCTGATTGTTGCTGGTCACTATCACCTTCGTTTAGCACCACATACCGCGATTGCTCTCTGACCTCCTTTCAACAGGCTCCGataccaccgccaccacTCTCGCAGCAACGATGTTCTACCTCAGCCAAAGCGCCGACATCTACCACCGAGTCGCCCAGGAAGTCCGCCAATGCTTCAACTCGGAGGATGAAATCCACGCAGGAAGCCAGTTGAACGCTTGTCGCCTACTGCGGGCGTGCATCGACGAGGCACTCCGCATGTCTCCGCCTGCGCCGCCTGCGGGCAGTGCGCTTTGGCGCGAGGTCGAGGCCGGTGGCATAACGGTCAATGGTCGTTTCGTACCCGAAGGCTATGATGTCGGCGTGGGGATCTACGCTGTTCACCACAACCCGACGGTCTACCCACAGCCATTCCGCTTTGACCCCGATCGCTGGCTGGTAGATGACACTCACGACGTGCGCAGTGCGTTTATGCCGTTTTCTCTGGGAACAAGAAGCTGTATCGGTAAGGGCTTGGCGCAGATGGAAGCTCTCTTGACACTGGCAAACATCATCTGGCGGTATGACTTCCGGGCTGTTCCCGGTGGGGCGGTCCAGCCAGAGTATAAGCTTAAGGATCATGTCACTGGAGCAAAAACCGGGCCTGTGTTGCAGTACCGTCGGATTGTTCGGGATAAGATAATGATAGGTTGAGGATGCGTTGAGATATGTTTCCCGGATAGCGGTGTATCTCTTCGCTGAATATGTGCATCTTAGAACAATGAGCATGTTCTTGAATTTGCTGGAACGTCGCTGCGTATACATTTTAGTGGAGGAAACAGCCAACTTTGTTATCTATTCAAAATAATCGAAGTGAAGTCCAACAAATCTTATATTCAGAACCTGGAGCCCGAGATTCGTACTTTCCCCGTAACCAAATCCAGAAACCATCAGCTTCGAGCGAGCCTTATCTCCAGATTCGGCTTACTATTCCCACCCAGCACCGCAACCAGTCCCatcatctctctccaccccACCTTCTATCTGCCCCCCTCTATTCTCctttcctcatcctccagaCGTTAGGCCCGGATCTCCAACATAATTCCTGGAGCTACGCTTTCAGACCCTCCAGGGTGGCCCAAACCCCAACCACCCAAAAAGGCACATCTACTATCCAAAACCTTATATTGTTGACCTTCATCCACCCTGCCAACAACTCCATCGCGACATGCGGAACCGTCTCTGGGCTCATCATGCGCTTCTCGAACTTCAACATTTTGGGCGCCACCGACAAGTGCGCAAACGATAGGAAAAGTCCAACACCGTAAAGAAAGCGGGCGTTGCTGCCAGCGAGGTCATCTGGGCGCACGAAGAGATTCAGGATGAGGGCAACCCGAGTGAAGAGGACGATGCTGATGACACCTGTCCAGACGCGGGGAACGACTGTCTGCAACCAGTGCTGGAAGGCGGCACCGACGTGGTCGATTTTCTTGGGGGAGGTgtgagggggaagaaaggtGGAGAGGGCGAAGTATTGGGCCAGGCGATTAACGAGGCTGTTCGTTGTGTTAATGTGACTTGTAGAAAAGGGGGTTGGAAGGGGAGCGCGAGCGTAcaggatggtggtggtgatgagagGAGTCACTCGGAGGACCTTTAGGGCTAGGCTGCCCGCGGAGACAACCAGGAGATCGAGCGCCATTGtgggggtttctttttggagaTTTTGGAGAATAATTTGGCCTGAGAGTGTCCGGCTGTGTGAATTCTGGCAGTGAATGTGAAGACGCAGTCCGCAATGTCTTTATTGTTAAGGCAGTCGGACTCGGATTCGGCCTCTTCGATAACCCCTCCCGAAGTAGTCGGAGATGTGGCCGGGTCAAAGTAAATgtactaactatactagcAAAACACAGCACTTCCAAAATCTGAGGTAGCCATACGACTAAGTCTTCAAATTGAACACATCAAATACACTCATGATGCATCGGTTCTTCAAATCTGAATTCTTCAACTTCGAATTCATCCGCATTCTCTCCGCCGCCCCCTACGGTGGAGCTGAAATCGCAGAATGCCTGGTGGCAGCCGGCCAAATCACCAACGATGACCCAGAGAGCTGGCATCGGGCGTGGATAATCCAGGCCGACAAAGCGAAAGCCCTGGGAGATGAAGCCCTGCACTCTGGTGACACCGTCTCCGCGCGACGAGCCTACCTTCGCGCCTCCAACTACCGCGCCAGTGGCTACATGTTCCACGATCGGCCGGGGGCACCGGACGCTCGCGTCTTGCCCCTGGCGCAGCAGGTCCTGGACACTTATGCTCTCACCTTACCGCTACTAGACACCGGCGAAGCAAGCCAGCTCAAGATCCCGTTTGAAAACTACCAACTCGCCGCGTACCTTTACCTTCCGCGCGACCGCACGAAGCCTGTACCCGTGCTACTCAGCCTCGGCGGTGCAGACTCCATCCAAGAAGAGCTGTACTACGTCTACGCAGCCAGCGGACCCCAATTGGGCTATGCCGTACTCACCTTCGAGGGACCGGGCCAGGGCATCACTCTTCGCCGCGACAAGATGCACATGCGCCCGGACTGGGAGGTCGTCGTCGGCCGCGTCCTCGACTTCCTGACGGCGTATATGCAGCAAAACCCCTCTGTGCAGCTGGACCTTTCACGCGTCGCGGTCGTCGGGGCCTCGATGGGGGGGTACTACGCCCTCCGCGCGGCTGTCGACCCGCGCATCGGGGCCTGCGTCTCGATCGACCCCTTCTACGACATGTGGGATTTTGTGCGCAACCACGTCTCGCCGGCCTTGCTGAACGCGTGGAACGCCGGGTGGGTGCCTTCGCGGGTCGTCAACGGCATCATGTCGATGGCGATGGCAGCTTCGTTCCAGGCTAAGTGGGAGGTCGGCCTCGCGATGTGGTTCTTCGGCGTCGACTCCCCGACGCAGACGCTGCGACATATGATGAAGTATACGCTCGCCCGCGCAGATGGGACGAGTCGGCTGGACCAGGTCAAGTGCCCTGTGTTGGTGTCCGGGGCGACGCAGTCACTGTATCTGGAGCCGGAGAGCGATGTGCTCCGTGTCTTTGATGCGTTGGCGCATCTGGGTGACGAGCGGCGCGAGATCTGGATCGCGAGGTCGCCGGAGGAAGGTGGTTTGCAGGCGAAGATCGGAGCGATCGGGCTGGTGGTGCAGAGGACATTTCGATTTTTAGATCAGCATCTTAATGTTACGCGGTAGTCAAGTTGAATAGTTCTATGCTATGAGTGAAGGAAGTTTGAAGTGGAAATGATTGCAACGTTAAAGCTATGCCATATCATCTTATAGTGATGCATAACTTCAGGGATTTTCTCGATCGAGAAACACCACCAATTTCTCGCCAGACGTCCCTCCTGATTTAAGGATATCCAGACATTTCAGGATCCCTTCGAATCCTCCTTCAACCGTCCTGGTGGGGTGAGGAACGAATTTGCCCTCGTCTACTAGTCGTTGAATGGTCTGGAAAAACTCACCACTGCGGGCGCGCAACTGGGGGTTGGCGGTGCGCTCGTAGCCGTCCGCCAGGGCAATCTCCTTACCACTGGCAGCCAACCCAACAATCATCTCCTTGCGAACGGTGCGTCGGAGATGCAATTCTTCCGCGGGCTGTTCAAGGCAGGTGTACTTGCCCCCCACGCGGCTGAAGGTGTCGTAGCAGATCAGTTGGGATTGGAGGTCAGTGATGATGTCGAGAACGTGCCGAAGGCGGCCATTGGTGTAGCTCTTGATGTCGGCTGCACAGGTCTCGGATCGGTAGTCAAAGACCTTCTCAGCACCGGCGGCTCTCACGAGGTCGTTATTGTGGGGAGAGCAGGTGGCTATGGGACGATATCCAGAGCTGTATGCGTTTTGTCAGTAGTGTGGAATGGAACGTGTGACCCGGGACGAGAACATACAGTCGCAGAATTTGGAGAGCTGCTGTTCCAGTGGAGGTACTACCCCCGTAGACCAACACGGGTGGTGGATCGTCCTGAAGAGGCATGTCGGGGGTCCCTTCCAGACCAAGAGACTCGTACAGGGCAATCCACAGAGTTGCGAACACGCTGCCTCCGAGAACGGCCCCTTGCGCAAAGGAGAGCTTGTTTGGCAGTTTCAAGAGCAGGTCTGCATGAGCAGCTACGTACTGCGAGAAGCTACCTGATGGTAGATCGATAGGATTTGACCCGTGAATGCCACCGCATACCCGATCGCCGATGCGAAGGTCTCTTCGGATGCGAGCTGCTTCAGGACCAATGGATAGCACGATGCCGGCAAAGTCACAGCCGATTCGAGCTCCGGGGGCAGGAAAGCGGGAAGGCATCTTCCAGTCACAAGGATTGATGGAGACAGCGATCGTCTTTACCAGCACCATGTGCGGTTCGGGGATTGGAAGTGGTGCATCGTGTTAGATCGTAGCCTTGCCGGTCTCGTCTTCAGCGATCACCGTTTGCTGGGACGGGAGAGAAACCGCCGCTGGTAAAAACCCGGCTGGAAGTGAACATGGCTGAACAGGCATGTTGGTTGACAGTGAGGTGATAGATCCATAAGACTAGTATCATAAAGCTGGTATTAGTTCAACTGTCCTCCATCATCGTAGCTGCGGAGGGTCGGATTCGGAGATTCGGTCGGCGTCAATTCGGTTCAACCGGCCCCGTAAGCCCTAATCCCAGCTCCTAACACCCAAATAATCAGCTCCCATTGCTCCAACACTTTACTTTTATGGTCCGGCTACTAGATTCTTTCACTTGCAAGAAGGTATCCCCCATTGTGTGGTCACAATGGCTCGAATCCCATTGGAGTTTCTGTCCATCACTCTCCCCGTGCTCCTCCTCGCCTACTGCCTGGCCATAGAGTACGAAGTATCTCTCCCAACCATCGCCCACACCAGCCCCGCCAGCAACCCCGAAGAATACCTTCAATCGATATACGAGCAATTGAACCTTGACCTCCCTTCCACCTGCACGGTGAACCACTTGTCCGCCTTCGACAACACACCCACCTCACTCCTCAacttctccacctcccccgtCGAACATTTCGACGCCCCCAAGCTCCCTTCGGGCTTGAACGCCACCGCAGGGGAACAATGGGCGTTCGACGGTACGTCCTCTTCCGGCCGCAGTGGCCTCCTGCTGGGTATCTACCGTGACGCATCGTACGCCTTCCTGGGGCCGGGGAACTTCCGCCTCTCGCTGGATCTGGTGTGGGATAATAGTACCACCTGGTCCACCGTCGACTACCTCTCCTCGTCGACCGTGCACACGTGCACTGATAAAGTGGTCGGCATCTGGTCCCACTCTGCAGATCACTATTACGTCTTCACTGTGACCGCCGACGCCAAGCACGCGCGCATTCACTTCCACACT
The window above is part of the Penicillium oxalicum strain HP7-1 chromosome VI, whole genome shotgun sequence genome. Proteins encoded here:
- a CDS encoding Aminotransferase atnJ, with the protein product MAPKDFFPPAPLDLDWDNIGIKVREVNGHVECAYNVATESWSEPQVVKGIDLTISGLSPALNYGQQAYEGMKAFRDPQGQIHIFRPEVHAARMAHSCEVVSIPPIPQVQFIRSVALAVSVNAEFVPPFDSSAALYIRPLAFGSGPQINLAQPEEYTFCVFVLPVTSLLGTKPVDALIMEEFDRTAPMGSGNAKVGGNYAPVLRWAAKARARGYGIPLHLDSKTRTEIDEFSAAGFIGVRDDDGKTTIVVPDSSCIIQSVTSDSCVQLARSYGWSVEVRPIKYTELPEFSEVLAVGTAAVIVPIGSITRDSLRDLIVYKPSEDGGYPCADKLFKSIKDIQRGLGKDVFNWCVPVHEPGAYFQPVSA
- a CDS encoding Cytochrome monooxygenase AKT7: MNALIGQLLNAPVALLKGATIALSFFSLYLFGLVIYRLIFHPLAQYPGPLLGRITNLYAAYHAWKGDIHEDIWRCHQKHGNCIRYAPDRLAFDTAKAVSDIYGYGGNVRKSQVYDTLVHRTANTLTMRDKKQHAQRRRIMSHGFSDAAIRSFEPRVQELIQTLCDLLIVKDASADSEWSAPQDMAPWFDYLTFDIMSSLIFSASYDTLRQEKYRSVIRAIEESNVRVSVLLQAPIVTLFRSDKKLFSQSILGRNHFTRFIGSTVKERVQKSKLLADRDIFSYFQSSKAAANGDSMNMNELSGEAATLIVAGSDTTATTLAATMFYLSQSADIYHRVAQEVRQCFNSEDEIHAGSQLNACRLLRACIDEALRMSPPAPPAGSALWREVEAGGITVNGRFVPEGYDVGVGIYAVHHNPTVYPQPFRFDPDRWLVDDTHDVRSAFMPFSLGTRSCIGKGLAQMEALLTLANIIWRYDFRAVPGGAVQPEYKLKDHVTGAKTGPVLQYRRIVRDKIMIG
- a CDS encoding Hydrolyase ccsE — encoded protein: MHRFFKSEFFNFEFIRILSAAPYGGAEIAECLVAAGQITNDDPESWHRAWIIQADKAKALGDEALHSGDTVSARRAYLRASNYRASGYMFHDRPGAPDARVLPLAQQVLDTYALTLPLLDTGEASQLKIPFENYQLAAYLYLPRDRTKPVPVLLSLGGADSIQEELYYVYAASGPQLGYAVLTFEGPGQGITLRRDKMHMRPDWEVVVGRVLDFLTAYMQQNPSVQLDLSRVAVVGASMGGYYALRAAVDPRIGACVSIDPFYDMWDFVRNHVSPALLNAWNAGWVPSRVVNGIMSMAMAASFQAKWEVGLAMWFFGVDSPTQTLRHMMKYTLARADGTSRLDQVKCPVLVSGATQSLYLEPESDVLRVFDALAHLGDERREIWIARSPEEGGLQAKIGAIGLVVQRTFRFLDQHLNVTR
- a CDS encoding Trans-enoyl reductase ccsC, which codes for MPSRFPAPGARIGCDFAGIVLSIGPEAARIRRDLRIGDRVCGGIHGSNPIDLPSGSFSQYVAAHADLLLKLPNKLSFAQGAVLGGSVFATLWIALYESLGLEGTPDMPLQDDPPPVLVYGGSTSTGTAALQILRLSGYRPIATCSPHNNDLVRAAGAEKVFDYRSETCAADIKSYTNGRLRHVLDIITDLQSQLICYDTFSRVGGKYTCLEQPAEELHLRRTVRKEMIVGLAASGKEIALADGYERTANPQLRARSGEFFQTIQRLVDEGKFVPHPTRTVEGGFEGILKCLDILKSGGTSGEKLVVFLDRENP